From the genome of Candidatus Eremiobacteraceae bacterium:
GAGCGTGGCTTCACAGCGGAAGCCGCCAAATCGATATCTGTGCCCGCAACTGCCACGGGAGAAGAGGGCCCGGTCTGCAGCAGCGTCCTGGTCCGGCAGACCATCGTGCTCGGTCAAGCCGATGCGCGCCGCATCGAGTTCCCGGCATTCGCCGATCGCGATATCTTCGCGCTCTCGATGGCCATCAGCAAGCCGCTCCTCATCGGCGACACCATCGTCGGTGCCATCCAAGTGGTCGGCTTCGACGGCCGGTCGGTGAGCTTCGAAGAGCAGAATCTTTTTCACGCGGTCGCAGACGAGCTTGCGTTCTCCATGAACAATGCCCGGCTGCTCGACGAAGCGTCGCAGATGGCCATCACCGATCCGCTGACGGGACTCTACAACTACCGGTTCACCCAAGACTTTTTGAAGAAGCGCCTGAGCGAAGCCCGCCGCCGCAAGCGGCCGTTTTCGATCATCATGGCCGACGTCGACGGCCTTCAGCTCGTGAACGAGCAGCAGGGCCGCAGCATCGGCGACGAAGTTCTCAAGAAGACCGGCAACTGTTTGGCGGCGAGCGTGCGCGGCTCCGACGTGGTAGCACGCTACGGCGGTGACGAATTCATCCTCGTGCTTCCGGAGACGCAGCTCGGCGATGCGCTGATGTTGGCGGACCGGCTCACCGCTGCCATCGCAGAAGCGGATTGGCCGTCGCAGGTATCGGAATCGCCGGTCACCGTCTCGATGGGTTGCGCGTCATTTCCCGAAGCGGGGTCGCAGGTGAACATGCTGCTGCGCGCTGCGGACGCCGCGCTCTTCCAGGCGAAGAAGATCGGCGGATCAGGGGTCGAGCCGCGCTTCGATTGATCTGACGGCGCCAAGGTCGAGCGCCACACGCGAAGCGAATTCAAAGCAGCATGAAAGCCGCTGTTGACCCGCTGCTCGCGCTTCGATCAGAATTCCCCATCCTTTCCTCTTGCACGTATCTCGTCTCAAATTCGCTTGGCGCGATGCCCGCCGGTACGCGCGCGCGCCTCTCAGAGTTTGCCGACGATTGGGCGGGCGAAGGCGTGGTCGCTTGGGAAAAATGGCTGCCGCTCGTCACATCGGTCGGTGACGTCGTCGGGAAGATCATCAACGCGCCGCCCGGCAGCATCACGATGCTCCAAAACGTCTCGATCGCCGAGTCCATCCTCATCTCGTGTTTGGATTTTTCGGGCCGCCGCAACAAGGTGGTCTACAGCGAATTGAACTTTCCGACGGTCCACTACAACTGGTGGGCGCAGCGCGCGCGAGGAGCGGACGTCGAGATCGTCAAGAGCGGTGACGGCGTGACGATCGACACGCAAGCGATGTGCGACGCTATCGACGAGCGCACGCTGGCCGTGCCGATCTCGCACGTCATCTTCAAGTCTTCGTATATCCAAGACGTGCGGGCCATCGTGGAGAAGGCGCACCGTGTCGGCGCGCTGGTCATCTTGGACACGTATCAGTCGGCGGGCACCGTTCCCGTCGATGCCGTTGCGTGGAATGTTGACGCCGTCGTCGGCGGCGGCGTGAAGTGGCTGTGCGGCGGCCCAGGCGCCGCGTACCTCTACGTGCGGCCGGATCTGGTGAAATCGCTCGTGCCCACTTCTTTGGGTTGGTTCGGCCAGAAGCGCCCGTTCGATTTCTCGTTCGACATCGACCTCGCCGACGACATCTGGCGGTATGCGGGCGGAACGCCAAACCCGGCAGCGCTCTATGCGGCGCTCACCGGCTACTCGATGATCGCCGAGATCGGCGTGGATGCGATTCGCGTCCGGAGCATGGAGCTCACGGCGCGCGCGGTCGAGCGGGCGCTCGAAGCTGGCCTCACCGTGAATTCGCCGCACGACCCAGCGCAGCGCGGCGGCCACGTCAGTGTCGATTTTCCTGGCGCGCAAGCAGCGTGTGCGGAATTGATCAAGCGGAAGTTCATCGTCGATTTCAGGCCGGGCGCCGGCATCCGGATCGGCGCGCATTTCTACAACACGCTCGAAGAAGTCGATGCGGTCGTCGCGGAGATCCGCGCTATACGCGATGGCGGCTGACGTCGTCGTCGTCGGCGCCGGCCCGGCGGGTGCGGCAGCCGCACATACGCTCGCGCGCTTGGGAGCCGACGTGCTGCTGCTTGAGCGCGGCCGGTTTCCAAGAGACAAGACGTGCGGAGACGGCGTCGCCCCGCACGCCGTGGATATTCTGCGCGAGATGGGTGTGACGTTCGACGCCTTTGGCGGACGCGCGCGAAAGACATACGGCGGATTGATCTCCGGTCCGGGCGGCGGCTGGTTCTCGGCCGAACCACCGCGCGGATCGCACGGCGAGCGCTTGGAATCGTGGATCGTTCCGCGCGTGGTGCTCGATGAGCACGCGGCACGGACCGCGGTCAAGGCGGGCGCCGTATTGCGCGAAGACGTGACGGTGACCGGATTGCTGCGCGAACGAGGTGCAATCGCCGGCGTCGAAGTTTCAGACGGGCTCCGGGTTCGGCAAATAAGGACCCGCGTCGTGATCGGCGCCGATGGCGCGCACTCGATCGTCGCCAAAGCTCTTGGACTCAAGGAAAATGGGCCGCGCCACATAGGCTATGCGCTGCGCGGCTACTACGATGACGTCGAAGGCCTGCGCGACGACATGGAGCTCCACTACTTCGACGGACGGCTGCTGCCCGGCTACGGGTG
Proteins encoded in this window:
- a CDS encoding aminotransferase class V-fold PLP-dependent enzyme, producing the protein MKAAVDPLLALRSEFPILSSCTYLVSNSLGAMPAGTRARLSEFADDWAGEGVVAWEKWLPLVTSVGDVVGKIINAPPGSITMLQNVSIAESILISCLDFSGRRNKVVYSELNFPTVHYNWWAQRARGADVEIVKSGDGVTIDTQAMCDAIDERTLAVPISHVIFKSSYIQDVRAIVEKAHRVGALVILDTYQSAGTVPVDAVAWNVDAVVGGGVKWLCGGPGAAYLYVRPDLVKSLVPTSLGWFGQKRPFDFSFDIDLADDIWRYAGGTPNPAALYAALTGYSMIAEIGVDAIRVRSMELTARAVERALEAGLTVNSPHDPAQRGGHVSVDFPGAQAACAELIKRKFIVDFRPGAGIRIGAHFYNTLEEVDAVVAEIRAIRDGG
- a CDS encoding geranylgeranyl reductase family protein, encoding MAADVVVVGAGPAGAAAAHTLARLGADVLLLERGRFPRDKTCGDGVAPHAVDILREMGVTFDAFGGRARKTYGGLISGPGGGWFSAEPPRGSHGERLESWIVPRVVLDEHAARTAVKAGAVLREDVTVTGLLRERGAIAGVEVSDGLRVRQIRTRVVIGADGAHSIVAKALGLKENGPRHIGYALRGYYDDVEGLRDDMELHYFDGRLLPGYGWVFPTGERTANVGVGIYFGELRRDKRKLRDILDEFVRSAPGMADRFLAAKPIGRAAGWPLPVASARRRTVFDGALLTGDAASLVDPLTGEGIYTALVSGISAARAAAAGLRAGDVSRQALQPHEREWRSTVGGYLGAGRVLKNLAKSAWLFDVVVRRARENPGQASRAIGYGIGTIDRGTALRGVARRFLLHPSFFRA